In one uncultured Methanobrevibacter sp. genomic region, the following are encoded:
- a CDS encoding UPF0146 family protein, producing MWQDFAEYILNEVGDEDVKIAEVAVGKFGMTAEMLSSKENIKLIKTDISPADESVIKDDITNPDFRIYEGVDMIYSIRPPSELQPHLVNLAQKINCQLIIKPLTNEDLNTPGVKMKLKNFNRASFYILR from the coding sequence ATGTGGCAAGATTTCGCAGAGTATATCCTGAATGAGGTTGGAGATGAAGATGTCAAAATTGCAGAAGTTGCAGTTGGAAAATTCGGCATGACTGCAGAGATGCTGTCTTCAAAGGAAAACATCAAATTAATCAAAACAGACATCAGCCCGGCCGATGAAAGCGTGATAAAAGACGACATTACAAATCCAGACTTTAGGATATATGAAGGCGTTGACATGATTTATTCAATAAGGCCCCCAAGTGAACTGCAGCCCCATCTGGTAAATCTGGCTCAAAAAATCAACTGCCAGCTAATTATCAAACCATTGACAAACGAAGATTTGAATACACCTGGAGTTAAAATGAAACTGAAAAATTTCAACAGGGCAAGCTTTTACATTTTAAGGTGA
- a CDS encoding calcium-translocating P-type ATPase, PMCA-type, whose product MSDILTRYDTSLDGLSSSEAEKRQKKYGLNEIAEKPPTPLYILFLSQFVDILIGLLIVAAVAAFAIGDVIDAGVIILAVMLNVIMGFIQEYRSQKAIESLKSFITKHAIVKREGQIREIDAKTLTVGDIVVLEEGSKVPADLVLIESNSLSCDESQLTGESKAVAKEIDDKLYMDSNILSGNGLGVVENIGMATEIGKIADIVQEDDEETPLAKRVGKLGKTLSAIAIVVCIAIFIMEFLKGIPLVETFMTAVSLAVAAIPEGLPAVLTLTLALGMSEMAKSNAIVRKLLSVETLGSCTIICSDKTGTLTENKMTVVESFYTNEDKTHLIGKLCNNAVLDNDKIIGDQTDGAILKHCKEYDASLERIDEIPLDSNRKMMTTIHILDGENNIVLSKGAPEIILDKCKYIDRNGSIEIIDAETKEMILEKIGEMSGHALRTIGFAYKINDTESPEEDLTFTGLLGLIDPPKKDVKKSVNECINAGIGIIMITGDHEKTACAIAKDIGILTDGKVMTGKELDQLSDEEYLKIAPEIQVYARVKPTQKMKIVETLKKLDNIVAMTGDGVNDAPALKKASIGVAMGDGTDVAKEASDMILQNNDFTTIVKAIEGGRKIYDNIKRFVKYQVSTNVGAILTIVGTSLLNLPLPFNPAQLLWLNIVMDGPPAQMLGIEGAERDIMERPPEKGDILTKNTMLQILILGIVMAIGTICVFTYEISTGVSTTKAMTVAFTLFVVYQLLNAFNGRANSEKSSKFLYLGIIISFLLQLLILYIPQLQIIFRTTSIDMIDWIIILIVSSTILITQKIMDKVMK is encoded by the coding sequence ATGAGTGACATACTTACCCGATACGACACATCACTGGACGGACTCAGCTCAAGTGAAGCTGAAAAAAGACAGAAGAAATACGGCCTGAATGAAATTGCCGAAAAACCACCTACACCATTGTATATACTATTTCTATCCCAATTCGTAGATATCCTGATTGGACTTTTAATCGTTGCTGCAGTTGCTGCATTTGCAATTGGAGACGTTATAGATGCAGGAGTGATAATTCTTGCGGTTATGCTGAATGTGATTATGGGATTTATCCAGGAATACAGATCACAAAAGGCCATTGAAAGCCTTAAAAGCTTCATTACAAAGCATGCCATCGTAAAAAGGGAAGGCCAAATTAGGGAAATTGATGCAAAAACATTGACTGTTGGAGATATCGTAGTTCTTGAAGAAGGTTCAAAGGTACCTGCAGATTTGGTTTTGATTGAAAGCAATTCCCTCAGCTGTGACGAATCACAACTTACAGGAGAGTCCAAAGCAGTAGCAAAAGAGATTGACGACAAACTTTACATGGACTCCAACATCCTTTCAGGGAACGGACTTGGCGTTGTTGAAAACATTGGAATGGCCACAGAAATCGGAAAAATTGCAGACATTGTCCAGGAGGATGATGAGGAAACCCCTCTTGCAAAGCGTGTTGGAAAACTTGGAAAGACCTTGTCTGCAATTGCAATAGTCGTATGTATAGCCATATTCATCATGGAGTTTTTAAAGGGAATACCTCTTGTCGAAACATTCATGACTGCAGTTTCACTGGCAGTTGCAGCAATTCCTGAAGGTCTTCCGGCCGTATTGACATTGACACTTGCCCTTGGAATGTCTGAAATGGCAAAGTCCAATGCAATCGTCAGAAAACTCTTATCAGTTGAGACTTTAGGATCATGTACTATCATCTGCAGTGACAAGACCGGTACATTGACCGAAAATAAAATGACTGTAGTCGAGAGCTTTTACACAAATGAAGATAAAACACACTTAATAGGAAAATTATGCAACAATGCAGTTCTTGACAATGACAAAATCATCGGAGATCAAACCGATGGAGCCATTCTAAAGCATTGCAAGGAATACGATGCATCACTTGAAAGGATTGATGAAATACCACTTGACAGCAATCGTAAAATGATGACTACTATACACATATTGGATGGTGAAAATAATATTGTTTTATCCAAAGGTGCTCCAGAAATAATTTTAGACAAATGTAAATACATAGATAGAAATGGAAGTATTGAAATTATTGATGCTGAAACCAAGGAAATGATACTTGAAAAGATTGGTGAAATGAGCGGACATGCACTCAGGACAATCGGATTTGCATATAAGATAAATGACACCGAATCGCCGGAAGAAGATTTGACATTTACAGGACTGCTCGGTTTAATCGATCCACCTAAAAAGGATGTAAAAAAATCAGTAAATGAGTGCATAAATGCAGGAATCGGCATAATAATGATTACTGGAGACCACGAAAAGACAGCCTGTGCAATTGCAAAAGACATAGGCATTCTAACCGACGGAAAGGTAATGACCGGAAAAGAACTTGACCAGTTAAGCGACGAAGAATACCTGAAAATCGCTCCTGAAATTCAAGTCTATGCTAGAGTAAAACCAACACAGAAAATGAAAATCGTGGAAACACTTAAAAAACTGGACAACATTGTTGCAATGACAGGTGACGGAGTAAATGACGCTCCAGCACTTAAAAAAGCATCAATTGGAGTTGCAATGGGTGACGGAACAGATGTTGCAAAAGAAGCATCAGACATGATTCTTCAAAACAATGACTTTACAACAATCGTGAAAGCCATTGAAGGGGGAAGGAAAATATATGACAACATCAAAAGATTCGTCAAATATCAGGTTTCCACAAATGTAGGGGCAATATTGACAATCGTCGGGACTTCCCTTCTGAATCTGCCACTGCCATTCAATCCGGCACAATTGCTATGGCTCAACATCGTAATGGACGGACCACCAGCACAAATGCTCGGTATTGAAGGAGCTGAAAGGGACATTATGGAAAGGCCTCCTGAAAAGGGAGACATACTGACCAAAAATACAATGCTTCAGATATTGATTTTAGGCATAGTGATGGCAATCGGAACAATATGCGTATTCACATATGAAATATCCACCGGCGTTTCAACAACAAAGGCAATGACAGTTGCATTCACATTATTTGTAGTATATCAATTGCTGAATGCATTCAATGGAAGGGCAAACTCAGAAAAATCAAGCAAATTCCTCTACTTAGGAATCATCATATCATTCCTGCTTCAGCTGTTGATTTTATACATTCCGCAGTTGCAGATAATATTCAGAACCACATCAATAGACATGATTGATTGGATAATAATTTTGATTGTATCATCAACAATACTGATAACTCAAAAGATAATGGATAAGGTGATGAAATGA
- the rimI gene encoding ribosomal protein S18-alanine N-acetyltransferase: MKIRKFVPKDLKRVFEIENMSFDQSYGINMFQQLYEMGIGFLVAEKDDYVVGYVMFWVKYENQGHIISIAVDKNYRRQGAGTELLIRAISILSMLPIDAIYLEVRESNAGAVEFYERFNFIKDRVVPGYYESGEGAIIMYLPMERGKVAYK, from the coding sequence ATGAAAATTAGAAAGTTTGTTCCGAAAGATTTAAAGAGGGTTTTTGAAATTGAAAACATGTCATTTGACCAATCATATGGAATAAACATGTTTCAGCAGTTGTATGAAATGGGAATTGGTTTTCTGGTAGCTGAAAAGGACGATTATGTTGTCGGATATGTGATGTTCTGGGTAAAATATGAAAATCAAGGCCATATAATTTCAATAGCTGTTGATAAAAACTATCGCCGTCAGGGAGCTGGAACAGAATTGCTCATACGTGCAATTTCCATTCTTTCAATGCTTCCGATTGATGCAATCTATCTTGAGGTTAGAGAAAGTAATGCTGGTGCGGTTGAGTTTTATGAAAGGTTCAATTTCATAAAGGACCGTGTGGTTCCGGGATATTATGAAAGTGGCGAAGGAGCCATTATAATGTATTTACCTATGGAAAGGGGTAAAGTTGCCTATAAGTAA